A single Inediibacterium massiliense DNA region contains:
- a CDS encoding methyl-accepting chemotaxis protein: MQITQIEDMEKLKFMVEVAAGLFNLDAMMCLTDQTKFLAYKKGKTIDVSTMIGQDISKDDPLIKAMTTNQVVTVEVPSHVYGYAFKSICIPVVLKDKVIGSIGIGISTNVENSNLEAIHELLKINDALKQNLSGLSSITSQTKMLSLNASIEAARAGEHGRGFAVVAQEVNKLAENSNKVLIQTHETLSQLDPVVQKLKMNANRF, from the coding sequence GTGCAAATTACTCAGATTGAAGATATGGAAAAGCTTAAATTTATGGTAGAGGTTGCTGCGGGTTTGTTCAATTTAGATGCTATGATGTGTTTGACAGATCAAACAAAATTTTTAGCATATAAAAAAGGAAAAACAATTGATGTTTCTACAATGATAGGACAAGATATATCTAAGGATGATCCACTTATTAAAGCAATGACAACGAACCAAGTGGTTACTGTTGAAGTACCTTCCCATGTTTATGGTTATGCATTTAAGTCTATATGTATCCCTGTTGTTTTAAAAGACAAGGTAATAGGTTCCATTGGTATTGGAATTTCAACAAATGTAGAAAACTCCAACCTAGAAGCGATTCATGAGTTGCTAAAAATTAATGATGCTTTAAAACAAAATTTAAGTGGTTTGTCAAGTATCACTTCTCAGACGAAAATGTTATCCTTGAATGCATCCATTGAAGCAGCAAGAGCTGGAGAGCATGGAAGAGGATTTGCAGTAGTAGCTCAAGAGGTTAATAAATTAGCTGAAAATTCAAACAAAGTACTTATACAAACCCATGAGACATTAAGCCAATTAGATCCTGTTGTCCAAAAACTAAAAATGAATGCAAATAGATTTTAA
- a CDS encoding CPBP family intramembrane glutamic endopeptidase encodes MDKPKYFPHIGESIKLLLMYTLVFGFILEIGFIFLSNFFNIPPHDPLRDSLLSIIQLVLLIVWINRKNQVTFHEIFYLEQTFVSYIVPMIFIVLGLGIVLSEFDNLLRTILPMNNFWLNIFHGIHNTDHGLWKTMIRVAFVAPIVEELLFRGIILKGFTKHYSIKKSIMVSALLFGLMHMNPWQFLGAFIWGIVAGWWFIKTRSIIPCILGHALNNSLSFIEIAIPGFNTNFIEVHFQPMWFDLLGIILLVAGLVLLLKKFRNMEYPIEDTLIIEK; translated from the coding sequence ATGGATAAACCAAAATATTTTCCTCATATTGGAGAATCTATTAAACTATTATTGATGTATACATTGGTTTTCGGATTCATTTTAGAAATAGGATTTATATTTTTATCAAATTTTTTTAATATTCCTCCACATGATCCATTAAGGGATTCCCTTTTATCTATAATTCAATTGGTATTACTTATTGTATGGATCAATAGAAAAAACCAGGTAACTTTTCATGAAATATTTTATTTAGAACAAACTTTTGTTAGCTATATTGTCCCTATGATTTTCATTGTTCTAGGCTTAGGTATAGTTTTGTCAGAATTTGATAATTTACTAAGAACAATTTTACCCATGAACAATTTTTGGTTAAATATATTTCATGGTATACATAATACTGACCACGGATTATGGAAGACAATGATAAGAGTTGCATTCGTTGCTCCTATTGTGGAAGAACTACTATTTAGAGGAATTATATTAAAAGGATTTACAAAACACTATTCCATAAAAAAATCCATTATGGTCTCAGCATTATTGTTTGGATTGATGCATATGAATCCATGGCAATTTCTAGGGGCATTTATTTGGGGCATTGTTGCTGGCTGGTGGTTTATAAAAACACGTTCTATTATTCCTTGTATATTAGGACATGCTTTGAATAATTCATTATCTTTTATAGAAATAGCCATACCAGGATTTAATACCAATTTTATAGAAGTACACTTCCAACCTATGTGGTTTGATCTATTAGGAATTATTTTATTAGTAGCAGGATTAGTCCTTCTTTTAAAAAAATTTAGAAACATGGAATATCCAATAGAAGATACCCTCATTATAGAAAAATAA
- a CDS encoding GNAT family N-acetyltransferase — MVCYRDILFYEVSKIKEMWERNRKFHQETSKFFSHLYLNIVFEERINGFQSFDKDHIKITLAEEDDQLLGYCISTFEGNHGEPQTLHVIEEARGRGVGKELMNRHVQWLKSNGCSVITLIVSYENDYAIGFYQSMGFRPNTMEMRLK; from the coding sequence ATGGTTTGTTATAGAGATATACTATTTTATGAGGTTTCAAAGATTAAAGAGATGTGGGAGAGAAACAGGAAATTTCATCAAGAGACATCAAAATTTTTCAGTCATCTCTATTTAAATATTGTTTTTGAAGAAAGAATAAATGGTTTTCAATCTTTTGATAAAGATCATATAAAAATTACTCTAGCTGAGGAAGATGACCAATTATTAGGATATTGTATTTCTACCTTTGAAGGAAATCATGGGGAGCCGCAGACTCTTCATGTTATAGAGGAAGCAAGAGGAAGAGGAGTCGGTAAAGAACTTATGAATCGTCATGTACAATGGCTAAAAAGTAATGGATGTAGCGTAATTACTCTTATAGTTTCTTATGAAAACGACTATGCTATTGGGTTTTACCAATCCATGGGTTTTAGACCGAATACTATGGAAATGAGATTAAAATAA
- a CDS encoding SPL family radical SAM protein produces the protein MDYISAKTILSGYSSGEWFGCNYNMNIYRGCSHGCIYCDSRSECYHIDNFDEVRAKKNALEILERQLQSKRKKGVVGTGSMSDPYNPFEEKYKLTRGALELLDRYEFGVSIATKSPLITRDIDLLKRIKRHSPIIVKMTVTSFDDDLCKIVEPNVAVSSKRFDAIHKLSENGIFTGILLMPVLPFIEDTNENILRIIRLAKENGARFVYPAFGVTLRQNQRLYFLKKLDEHFKGTSQKYIKEYRFSYECRSKRAAELWKIFKAECDKFNLLYKMKDIISSYKNEYEEKQMSFLDK, from the coding sequence ATGGATTACATATCAGCAAAAACGATATTATCAGGTTATAGTAGTGGTGAGTGGTTTGGATGTAATTATAATATGAATATCTATAGAGGATGTTCTCATGGATGTATTTATTGTGACAGCAGGAGTGAATGTTATCATATAGACAATTTTGATGAAGTGAGGGCAAAGAAAAATGCTCTTGAAATTTTAGAAAGACAACTTCAATCAAAACGTAAAAAGGGAGTAGTTGGAACAGGTTCAATGTCGGATCCATACAATCCCTTTGAAGAGAAATACAAACTTACTAGAGGAGCATTAGAATTATTAGATAGATATGAATTTGGTGTTTCCATAGCTACAAAGAGTCCTTTAATTACAAGAGATATAGATTTACTCAAAAGGATTAAAAGACATTCTCCTATCATTGTAAAGATGACAGTAACTAGTTTTGATGATGATTTGTGCAAAATAGTAGAACCAAATGTAGCTGTATCATCTAAGAGATTTGATGCGATTCATAAACTTTCTGAAAATGGGATTTTTACAGGGATACTACTGATGCCGGTATTGCCATTTATTGAAGATACCAATGAAAATATATTAAGAATTATAAGATTAGCCAAGGAAAATGGAGCAAGATTTGTCTATCCTGCTTTTGGTGTAACACTTAGACAAAATCAAAGACTTTATTTTTTAAAAAAGCTAGATGAACATTTTAAAGGGACAAGTCAAAAATACATAAAAGAATATAGATTTTCTTATGAGTGTCGTTCAAAGCGTGCAGCAGAGCTGTGGAAAATTTTTAAAGCAGAATGTGATAAATTCAATTTATTATACAAAATGAAAGATATTATCAGTAGTTATAAAAATGAATATGAGGAAAAGCAAATGAGCTTTTTAGATAAGTAG